A genomic window from Zonotrichia leucophrys gambelii isolate GWCS_2022_RI chromosome 25, RI_Zleu_2.0, whole genome shotgun sequence includes:
- the NHLH1 gene encoding helix-loop-helix protein 1, with translation MMLNSEPPSLSIPSSHPDPAPSLAAGAGSGAGSGSGSGSGAGAEPLSREERRRRRRATAKYRTAHATRERIRVEAFNVAFAELRRLLPTLPPDKKLSKIEILRLAICYISYLNHVLDV, from the coding sequence ATGATGCTGAACTCCGAGCCCCcgtccctctccatcccctcatCCCACCCCGACCCCgctccctccctggctgccgGTGCCGGTTCTGGCGCCGGTTCCGGTTCCGGTTCCGGTTCTGGTGCCGGTGCAGAGCCCCTGAGCCGCGAGGAGCGGCGGCGCCGGCGCCGGGCCACGGCCAAGTACCGGACGGCGCACGCGACCCGCGAGCGCATCCGCGTCGAGGCCTTCAACGTGGCCTTCGCCGAGCTGCGGcgcctgctgcccacgctgcccCCGGACAAGAAACTGTCCAAGATCGAGATCCTGCGCCTGGCCATCTGCTACATCTCCTACCTGAACCACGTCCTGGACGTCTGa